A window of the Oncorhynchus mykiss isolate Arlee chromosome 15, USDA_OmykA_1.1, whole genome shotgun sequence genome harbors these coding sequences:
- the LOC110490255 gene encoding troponin I, slow skeletal muscle isoform X3 yields the protein MSEGPKKTKYSATRRLLLKQKLLKKAGVLLVQEQSNKVTERESVLSERVPPLKLSGLSVQELQELCKELHRKCDTVDEARYDIEAKVLKNEKELVDLNAKINELKGGKRPNLKRVKKSADAMLGALTEAKLSSKADFKSNLKTVKKDKKEEEKADPGDWRKNVESMSGMEGRKKLFNS from the exons ATGTCTGAGGG ACCG AAAAAGACAAAGTACTCAGCGACTCGCAGGTTACTGCTGAAG CAAAAACTGCTGAAGAAAGCTGGGGTCTTGCTGGTCCAGGAGCAAAGCAACAAGGTGACAGAGAGGGAAAGCGTCTTGAGCGAGAGAGTACCACCGCTGAAACTCTCCGGCCTATCTGTGCAAGAGCTTCAG GAGCTCTGTAAGGAACTGCACAGGAAATGTGACACAGTGGATGAGGCACGATATGATATCGAAGCAAAAGTGCTCAAGAATGAGAAAGAg CTCGTGGACCTGAATGCAAAGATCAACGAGCTGAAAGGGGGGAAGAGACCTAACCTCAAAAGGGTCAAGAAGTCTGCCGACGCTATGCTGGGGGCTCTGACTGAGGCCAAACTCAGCTCCAAGGCGGACTTCAAGTCCAACCTGAAGACAGTCAAGAAGGACaagaaggaagaggag AAAGCGGACCCAGGTGACTGGCGGAAGAATGTGGAGTCCATGTCTGGAATGGAGGGCAGAAAGAAGCTTTTCAATAGCTAA
- the LOC110490255 gene encoding troponin I, slow skeletal muscle isoform X1, whose protein sequence is MSHISLFQKKTKYSATRRLLLKQKLLKKAGVLLVQEQSNKVTERESVLSERVPPLKLSGLSVQELQELCKELHRKCDTVDEARYDIEAKVLKNEKELVDLNAKINELKGGKRPNLKRVKKSADAMLGALTEAKLSSKADFKSNLKTVKKDKKEEEKADPGDWRKNVESMSGMEGRKKLFNS, encoded by the exons atgtctcatatctctctcttccAGAAAAAGACAAAGTACTCAGCGACTCGCAGGTTACTGCTGAAG CAAAAACTGCTGAAGAAAGCTGGGGTCTTGCTGGTCCAGGAGCAAAGCAACAAGGTGACAGAGAGGGAAAGCGTCTTGAGCGAGAGAGTACCACCGCTGAAACTCTCCGGCCTATCTGTGCAAGAGCTTCAG GAGCTCTGTAAGGAACTGCACAGGAAATGTGACACAGTGGATGAGGCACGATATGATATCGAAGCAAAAGTGCTCAAGAATGAGAAAGAg CTCGTGGACCTGAATGCAAAGATCAACGAGCTGAAAGGGGGGAAGAGACCTAACCTCAAAAGGGTCAAGAAGTCTGCCGACGCTATGCTGGGGGCTCTGACTGAGGCCAAACTCAGCTCCAAGGCGGACTTCAAGTCCAACCTGAAGACAGTCAAGAAGGACaagaaggaagaggag AAAGCGGACCCAGGTGACTGGCGGAAGAATGTGGAGTCCATGTCTGGAATGGAGGGCAGAAAGAAGCTTTTCAATAGCTAA